The following coding sequences lie in one Rutidosis leptorrhynchoides isolate AG116_Rl617_1_P2 chromosome 4, CSIRO_AGI_Rlap_v1, whole genome shotgun sequence genomic window:
- the LOC139843284 gene encoding uncharacterized protein, with product MSKNSWWIVFFFVLIFKSSLFRVFAIDDFNQAFPIIEPDPGHTKLCLSREGLEAIRRITNPIAAVAVIGPYRSGKSFLLNQLLSLSCYEGFGVGHMRDTKTKGIWVWGTPVEMDINGVKTSVFYLDTEGFESIGKSNVYDDRIFALATVLSSVLIYNLPETIREADISRLSFAVELAEEFYGRVQGQDVAFEPAKLLWLIQRDFLQGKSVKEMVDEALRHVPNSDGDRNIDQVNQIRDSLAIMGDNSTAFSLPQPHLQRTKLCDLKDGELDQSYVEKREKLKKVVSSIIRPKIVEGKSLNGNEFVTFLEKILEALNKGEIPSTGSLVEVFNKKILERCLKLYEDSMTKVILPVSEDSLQSIHESSRAESLKSFDEQHFGRHHAKKSAETLDDDIEKMFKNFVMANQYQSSKLCEALYTTCEDKMDQLQILRLPSMAKFNAGFLHCNQSFEKECVGPSKTIYEHRMVKMMAKSKSLFIKEYNHRLFNWLVAFSLVMVIVGRFIIKFILIEIGAWVLFIFLETYTRMFWSPESLYYNPVWHGIVATWETLVYSPILDLDRWAIQIGIVAVILLLYWRCYGRRKRGSHSLLPLYNNSSKVDRSD from the exons ATGTCGAAGAATTCGTGGTGGATCGTTTTCTTTTTTGTTCTCATCTTCAAATCATCCCTATTTAGGGTGTTTGCTATTGATGATTTCAATCAAGC GTTTCCTATTATAGAACCCGATCCTGGTCATACAAAACTTTGTCTTTCTAGGGAAGGACTGGAGGCAATTAGGAGAATTACCAATCCTATTGCAGCAGTTGCT GTAATTGGCCCATATCGATCTGGAAAGTCTTTTTTGCTCAATCAACTTCTCTCACTTTCTTGTTATGAAG GTTTTGGTGTTGGCCACATGCGTGACACTAAAACGAAAG GTATATGGGTATGGGGAACTCCGGTTGAAATGGATATTAACGGAGTGAAAACGTCTGTCTTCTATCTCGACACCGAGGGATTTGAAAGTATTGGGAAATCAAACGTCTATGATGACAG GATATTTGCTCTCGCAACGGTTTTGAGTTCCGTTCTTATCTACAATTTGCCTGAGACG ATACGTGAAGCTGATATATCCCGATTGTCATTTGCTGTCGAGCTTGCTGAAGAGTTCTATGGAAG AGTTCAGGGGCAAGATGTGGCATTTGAACCTGCTAAACTTTTGTGGCTTATACAACGTGACTTTCTac AGGGGAAGTCTGTAAAAGAAATGGTCGATGAAGCTTTACGCCATGTTCCTAACTCTGATG GTGACAGAAATATTGATCAG GTTAACCAGATTCGAGACTCCTTAGCTATTATGGGTGACAATAGCACTGCTTTCAGCTTACCACAA CCACATCTTCAAAGGACGAAGCTTTGTGACTTGAAAGACGGGGAACTTGACCAAAGTTATGTTGAAAAAAGAGAGAAATTAAAAAAAGTTGTTTCGTCTATTATCCGTCCAAAGATCGTAGAGGGTAAATCACTTAACGGAAATGAATTTGTGACTTTTCTTGAAAAG ATATTGGAAGCTTTGAATAAGGGGGAAATCCCGTCAACAGGGTCTCTTGTGGAGGTATTCAACAAGAAAATATTGGAGCGTTGTCTGAAATTATACGAGGATAGTATGACAAAAGTTATTTTACCTGTTTCCGAGGATTCTTTACAATCCATTCATGAATCATCAAGAGCGGAATCTTTAAAATCTTTTGACGAACAACATTTTGGCCGTCATCATGCTAAGAAATCAGCCGAAACACTTGATGACGATATCGAAAAG ATGTTTAAGAATTTTGTGATGGCGAACCAGTATCAGTCCTCGAAACTGTGTGAAGCTCTGTATACAACATGCGAGGACAAAATGGACCAACTTCAAATACTCAGATTACCGTCCATGGCCAAATTTAATGCTGGGTTCCTTCATTGCAACCAAAGCTTTGAAAAAGAGTGTGTTGGACCTTCTAAAACCATATATGAGCATCGTATGGTGAAG ATGATGGCAAAATCAAAATCGTTGTTCATCAAGGAATATAATCACCGATTGTTTAATTGGTTGGTGGCGTTTTCTCTTGTAATGGTGATTGTTGGCCGTTTTATTATCAAATTCATTTTGATTGAGATTGGTGCGTGGGTACTCTTTATCTTCTTGGAAACGTACACTCGCATGTTTTGGTCACCTGAGTCTCTCTATTACAACCCTGTTTGGCACGGCATTGTAGCCACTTGGGAAACACTTGTTTACAGCCCGATCCTCGATTTGGACAG ATGGGCGATACAAATTGGAATTGTAGCGGTAATTTTGTTGCTATACTGGCGATGCTATGGAAGAAGGAAACGCGGGTCTCACTCATTGTTACCGTTGTACAACAACAGTTCGAAAGTGGATAGATCAGATTAG